A segment of the Methanomassiliicoccaceae archaeon DOK genome:
GCAGAGGAACTCAGACAGGGCAGGAAGGTCGTACTGGTCCACGGCAACGCCGACATGGACGCTCTAGGCTCCGCCTACGCGCTGTCGAAGGCGTTCCCGGAGGCGGACATTTACGCACCCAACGGGCTCGACCGCGTGACCAGGATGGTCTCCGAGAAGATGAACGTCGCCATCCTGGAGCAGTGCGACCTGTCCGGTTACGACAGGGTCGTGGTCGTCGACACATCCTCCCCGGAGCAGTTGGAAGGGGTCTCGGACATCCCGGGAGATTCCATCGTCATCGACCATCACAAGCCCACAGGCAAATGGGACTTCGTGGACACCTTCTACTGCGATGACACGAGGACCTCCTGCTGCGAGATAATAAAGGAGCTCATCGACGCCGCCGGGATCCCCATCACCAGGGACATGGGGCTGATGCTCCTGGGAGGCATGCTCACGGACAGCGGCCACTTCCAGTTCGCCAGGCCCGCGATGCTTCCCGCGTTCGCCGACATCATGAGCAGATGCGGCGTCGAGATGGACGAGGCGATGGAGCTCACCCAGGCCCCCGTCAGCATGTCCGAGAGGATCGCCATGATGAAGGCGATCGAGCGCACCAGGTTCGACCGCGTCGGAGAGATGATCGTCGCCATATCGTTCGGCGGCAGCTTCGAGGCTTCCTCCTGCAGGGCCATCATGGCGGCGGGCGCCGACGTCGTCTTCGTAGGCTCCCAGAGGGACGAGAACTTCCGTCTCAGCGCCAGGGCGACCCAGGAGGCCGTCAGGAAGGGCATCCATCTCGGGGAGATCATGTCCGGGATCGGCGAGGAGACGATGTCCGACGGCGGAGGTCACGGAGGAGCGGCAGGGCTCACGGGCATAGGCGACACCGAGGCCATGCTGAACATCTGCATGAGCAGGACGATGGACGTGTTCCGCGACATCAAGAAGCGCGAGATGATGGAGCGCGAGAGCTCACAGTCCTGAGTCCTATACCTTCAATAATTTAGAATAAAGACCGGAGGGTGCCACCCTCCGGAAATGATTTCATCTGAGCTTCTTGACGCTCTCGACGACTTTGAGGATTGCCTCGTAGTTCTCCGGCTTCTCCGCGAAGTAGTCCCTCACGGGCTGGAGGGTCCTGTCGAGACCGTCCGTCACGCCGGCCTTGAGGTCGACAGGGGACAGGGATCCGTCGAAGTAGGCCGCTGCGAGCTCGTCGTAGCTGTTGAAGTCGACGGGACCGCCGTACTTCTCGGGCCTCTCGATGTGCATCGCGCCGTTCCTGGGGAACAGGATGTACCTGCACAGCATCAGGACGGGGTTCTCGCCCTCGTGCTCCCTCTCCGGCGGACAGTAGGCCTTCTTCATCTTGGAGGCGATCTCGTCCCTGGTGTCGTGGATCTTGACGCTTCCGTTGGGGTCGCTCTTGGACATCTTGGACTCCACGGGGTCCATCCTGTTGCCTCCCTTGAGGCCGGGGAGCAGGGGCGTGTGGAGCGCGATGGGCTTCTTCCATCCGAGCTTGTCGGCGGCGTCCCTGGCGAGCATGTGGGCCCTTCTCTGATCGAGACCTGCGTAGGCTACGTCCAGTCCCATGCAGAATATGTCGGTGGCCTGGAGGATGGGGTAGAACACCTTCGAGGTGTCGACCTCGGCCTCGTCCTCGGACCTTCCCATGATGGTCATGGCCCTCTTGACCCTGGAGAGCGAGGTGACCTTGGCCACCTTGATCGCCATCTCCCAGTACTCGATGTCGTTGAGGATCTCGCTGGCGTACTTGAACTCGACCTTGTCCTCGGGCACCCCGAGTGCGATGAAGCAGTCCTGCATGTACCTGGCGCAGGTGCGTATGTTCTCAAGGTCCCCTCCCAGCTTGTCGTTGATGTAGGCGTGCCAGTCGGCCCAGAAGATGGTCACCCTGAATCCGGCGTCCGTCAGATCCCTGATCTTCTGTGCGACCAGGACCCATCCCAGGTGCACAAGCCCTGAGGGTTCGAACCCGATGTACGCTGTGGGCTCCTCCTTCTCGGTGAGGAGCTTGCGGAGCTCCTCGTCTGTCACGACCTCCTCGGTGTTCCTCGTTACGAG
Coding sequences within it:
- a CDS encoding exopolyphosphatase, which gives rise to MLNRIAEELRQGRKVVLVHGNADMDALGSAYALSKAFPEADIYAPNGLDRVTRMVSEKMNVAILEQCDLSGYDRVVVVDTSSPEQLEGVSDIPGDSIVIDHHKPTGKWDFVDTFYCDDTRTSCCEIIKELIDAAGIPITRDMGLMLLGGMLTDSGHFQFARPAMLPAFADIMSRCGVEMDEAMELTQAPVSMSERIAMMKAIERTRFDRVGEMIVAISFGGSFEASSCRAIMAAGADVVFVGSQRDENFRLSARATQEAVRKGIHLGEIMSGIGEETMSDGGGHGGAAGLTGIGDTEAMLNICMSRTMDVFRDIKKREMMERESSQS
- a CDS encoding tyrosine--tRNA ligase, producing the protein MDVEQRLALVTRNTEEVVTDEELRKLLTEKEEPTAYIGFEPSGLVHLGWVLVAQKIRDLTDAGFRVTIFWADWHAYINDKLGGDLENIRTCARYMQDCFIALGVPEDKVEFKYASEILNDIEYWEMAIKVAKVTSLSRVKRAMTIMGRSEDEAEVDTSKVFYPILQATDIFCMGLDVAYAGLDQRRAHMLARDAADKLGWKKPIALHTPLLPGLKGGNRMDPVESKMSKSDPNGSVKIHDTRDEIASKMKKAYCPPEREHEGENPVLMLCRYILFPRNGAMHIERPEKYGGPVDFNSYDELAAAYFDGSLSPVDLKAGVTDGLDRTLQPVRDYFAEKPENYEAILKVVESVKKLR